A single Phoenix dactylifera cultivar Barhee BC4 chromosome 1, palm_55x_up_171113_PBpolish2nd_filt_p, whole genome shotgun sequence DNA region contains:
- the LOC103717145 gene encoding probable galactinol--sucrose galactosyltransferase 1: MTVGAGISIADGNLMVLGTKILSDVHGNVFLTPACGNGMMNGAFIGVRSDRAGSRNVFPVGKLQDLRFLCTFRFKLWWMTQRMGSFGRDIPFETQFLIVEGSDGSHFGEGSEDGVGQSAVYTVFLPILEGAFRAVLQGNANDELEICLESGDPAVEAFEGTHLVFVGAGSDPFEVIEDAVKTVERHVQTFSHREKKKMPDMLNWFGWCTWDAFYTNVTAVGVKQGLESLEKGGVPPKFVIIDDGWQSVAMDATGIASIADNAANFANRLTHIKENHKFQKNGKEGRRDEDPANGFAHIVTEIKEKHDLKYVYVWHAITGYWGGVKPGVTGMEHYESKMQYPISSPGVQSNEHCDCLNSITTNGLGLVNPEKVYTFYNELHSYLASAGIDGVKVDVQNILETLGAGHGGRVQLARKYHQALEASIARNFPDNGIISCMSHNTDNLYSSKRTAVVRASDDFWPKDPASHTIHIASVAYNSVFLGEFMQPDWDMFHSLHPMAEYHGAARAIGGCAIYVSDKPGKHDFNLLKKLVLPDGSILRAKLPGRPTRDCLFSDPARDGKSLLKIWNLNDYSGVIGVFNCQGAGWCKIGKTNLIHDEQPGTVTGVIRSKDVDYLPRIADDGWNGDAIVYSHSGGEVTYLPKNASIPVTLKVHEYEVFTVVPVKELSNGASFAPIGLIRMFNSGGAIKELRYESMKSAKIEARVHGSGMFGAYSSIRPKRITVDSDAVEFTYDEGCGLVTFLLGNPQRELYLWNLTVEL, encoded by the exons ATGACGGTAGGGGCGGGGATATCGATTGCGGATGGGAATTTGATGGTGCTGGGCACCAAGATCTTGTCGGATGTTCATGGCAACGTCTTCTTGACGCCGGCATGCGGGAATGGGATGATGAACGGGGCTTTCATCGGCGTCAGATCCGATCGCGCTGGGAGTCGCAATGTTTTCCCTGTCGGAAAGCTTCA GGATTTACGGTTCTTGTGTACATTCCGATTCAAGCTGTGGTGGATGACTCAGAGGATGGGTTCGTTCGGCCGAGACATCCCCTTCGAGACCCAGTTCCTGATCGTCGAGGGAAGCGATGGTTCTCACTTTGGGGAGGGAAGTGAAGATGGGGTGGGGCAATCTGCTGTCTATACTGTCTTCTTGCCAATCCTTGAGGGAGCCTTCCGGGCAGTTCTTCAGGGAAACGCAAATGATGAACTAGAAATTTGTTTGGAGAGTG GTGATCCAGCTGTTGAAGCATTTGAAGGAACCCATTTAGTTTTTGTGGGAGCCGGATCAGACCCATTTGAGGTCATTGAAGACGCGGTAAA GACTGTTGAGAGGCATGTACAGACTTTCTCTCACCGGGAAAAGAAGAAA ATGCCAGATATGTTAAATTGGTTTGGCTGGTGCACATGGGATGCCTTTTATACTAATGTGACTGCTGTGGGGGTTAAACAGGGATTAGAAAG CTTAGAGAAAGGTGGAGTTCCCCCAAAATTTGTCATAATTGATGATGGTTGGCAATCTGTGGCTATGGATGCTACTGGTATCGCTTCCATAGCAGATAATGCAGCAAA CTTTGCAAACAGGCTAACCCATATCAAAGAAAACCACAAATTCCAGAAAAATGGCAAAGAGGGTCGCCGAGATGAAGATCCTGCAAATGGATTTGCTCACATTGTCACTGAaatcaaggaaaaacatgacCTAAA ATATGTATATGTCTGGCACGCAATCACCGGGTACTGGGGTGGTGTAAAGCCAGGTGTTACTGGAATGGAACATTACGAGTCCAAGATGCAATACCCCATTTCATCACCAGGGGTTCAGTCAAATGAACATTGTGATTGTTTGAACAGCATAACAACCAATGGCCTTGGCCTCGTGAACCCAGAGAAAGTGTACACTTTCTACAATGAACTCCATTCATATCTTGCATCTGCTGGGATTGATGGAGTCAAAGTAGATGTGCAGAACATTCTGGAAACCCTTGGTGCTGGCCATGGTGGTAGAGTACAACTTGCCAGAAAGTACCACCAAGCTTTGGAGGCTTCAATTGCCAGGAATTTCCCAGACAATGGAATTATATCTTGCATGAGCCACAATACTGACAACTTGTACAG CTCAAAGAGGACTGCTGTTGTGAGGGCCTCCGATGATTTCTGGCCAAAAGATCCAGCATCCCACACAATTCATATAGCATCTGTTGCatataattctgtttttcttggaGAATTTATGCAACCTGATTGGGATATGTTCCAT AGCCTCCACCCAATGGCTGAATATCATGGGGCGGCACGTGCAATTGGTGGCTGTGCCATATATGTCAG TGATAAACCAGGTAAACATGACTTCAATTTGTTGAAGAAGCTTGTGCTTCCTGATGGATCTATCTTGAGAGCCAAACTCCCTGGCAGACCCACAAGAGACTGCTTGTTCTCAGATCCTGCGAGGGATGGTAAGAG TCTTCTGAAGATATGGAATTTGAATGACTACTCCGGAGTAATTGGGGTCTTCAATTGTCAAGGAGCTGGCTGGTGCAAAATTGGAAAGACAAACTTGATTCATGATGAACAACCAGGCACAGTCACTGGAGTTATCCGATCCAAGGATGTGGATTATCTTCCAAGGATTGCTGATGATGGCTGGAATGGCGATGCAATTGTGTATTCTCATTCAGGAG GAGAGGTAACTTACCTGCCGAAGAATGCATCCATACCCGTGACGTTGAAAGTCCATGAGTATGAAGTCTTCACagttgttccagtcaaggaatTGTCCAATGGAGCCTCTTTTGCTCCCATTGGTCTGATCAGGATGTTCAATTCTGGTGGAGCCATCAAGGAGCTAAGATATGAGTCCATGAAGAGTGCAAAAATAGAAGCCAGGGTACACGGTTCTGGCATGTTTGGGGCCTACTCATCAATCAGGCCCAAGAGAATAACGGTTGATTCAGATGCAGTAGAGTTCACCTATGATGAGGGGTGTGGTTTGGTTACATTCCTTTTGGGGAATCCACAGCGAGAATTATACCTGTGGAATTTAACTGTAGAGCTGTAA